One region of Streptomyces davaonensis JCM 4913 genomic DNA includes:
- a CDS encoding EF-hand domain-containing protein — MVSSEYERRIAARFATFDQDGNGYIDRADFNAAAKAVLAEFGTAARSDKGQAVYIGAEAFWQGMAGIADRDGDQRITRDEFVGGAVKRLRDNPDRFAEIARPFLHAALAVADGDGDGAATLTDTVRVLTALGVNVDIARAAADTLDADHDGRVEESEIVTAFARYFTVPE; from the coding sequence ATGGTCAGCAGCGAGTACGAGCGCAGGATCGCCGCCCGGTTCGCCACCTTCGACCAGGACGGCAACGGCTACATCGACCGCGCGGACTTCAACGCGGCGGCCAAGGCCGTGCTGGCGGAGTTCGGTACGGCGGCCCGGTCCGACAAGGGCCAGGCGGTGTACATCGGCGCCGAGGCGTTCTGGCAGGGCATGGCGGGAATCGCGGACCGGGACGGCGATCAGCGCATCACGCGGGACGAGTTCGTGGGCGGCGCGGTCAAGCGACTGCGCGACAACCCCGACCGGTTCGCCGAGATCGCCCGCCCCTTCCTGCACGCGGCCCTGGCCGTGGCCGACGGGGACGGCGACGGGGCGGCCACCCTCACCGACACCGTGCGCGTGCTGACCGCCCTGGGCGTGAACGTCGACATCGCGCGGGCGGCCGCGGACACGCTCGACGCCGATCACGACGGCAGGGTGGAGGAGTCCGAGATCGTGACGGCCTTCGCCCGCTACTTCACGGTCCCCGAGTAA
- a CDS encoding class I adenylate-forming enzyme family protein, whose translation MTDATETDTARDLSSARTLWDLLARRAARTPDRPVLLQEDRSLSFGELRARAERVAAGLFDLGVRPGTVVAWQLPTRIETVLLSFALARLGAVQSPVIPFYRDREVGFALRESKAEYFAVPGTWRGFDHTEMARRLGAKGVFEAYDRLPDGDPAVLPEPPAEGTSVRWIYWTSGTTSDPKGVLHTDRSLIAGGSCLAHALRPASADIGSIAFPYAHIGGPDYMVMLLLYGFPAVLFEQFALPDALAGFRRHGVTMAGGSTAFYSMFLTEQRKQPGTKVVPTLRLLAGGGAPKPPELYHSVVREMGVQLTHGYGMTEVPMITMGDPDDDPELLATTEGRPPEGMEIRIVDGEVRLRGEAVCRGYLDPAQSAAAFDPEGFLRTGDLGRLTDGGHLVLTGRLKDVIIRKGENISAQEIEDLLHRHPAVADAAVIGLPDAERGERVCAVVEQLPGAEELSLARLTAYLRAEGLSVHKLPEQLEVVDALPRNDTLRKVLKYKLRERYSGTVK comes from the coding sequence GTGACCGACGCCACCGAGACCGACACCGCACGCGACCTGAGCTCCGCCCGGACCCTGTGGGACCTGCTCGCCCGCCGCGCCGCCCGCACCCCCGACCGGCCGGTCCTCCTCCAGGAGGACCGCTCCCTGAGCTTCGGCGAGCTACGCGCGCGTGCCGAGCGAGTGGCGGCCGGCCTGTTCGACCTGGGCGTGCGCCCCGGCACCGTCGTGGCCTGGCAACTGCCCACCCGGATCGAGACGGTCCTGCTCTCCTTCGCCCTGGCCCGCCTCGGCGCCGTGCAGTCACCGGTCATCCCCTTCTACCGGGACCGCGAGGTCGGCTTCGCGCTGCGCGAGTCCAAGGCCGAGTACTTCGCCGTACCGGGCACCTGGCGCGGCTTCGACCACACCGAGATGGCGCGACGGCTCGGCGCGAAGGGCGTGTTCGAGGCGTACGACCGCCTCCCGGACGGCGATCCGGCCGTACTGCCCGAACCACCCGCCGAGGGCACCTCCGTCCGCTGGATCTACTGGACGTCGGGCACCACCTCCGACCCCAAGGGCGTGCTGCACACGGACCGTTCGCTGATCGCGGGCGGCTCCTGCCTCGCCCACGCCCTGCGCCCGGCCTCCGCCGACATCGGCTCGATCGCCTTCCCCTACGCCCACATAGGCGGCCCTGACTACATGGTGATGCTGCTGCTGTACGGCTTCCCGGCGGTGCTGTTCGAGCAGTTCGCGCTGCCGGACGCGCTCGCGGGCTTCCGGCGGCACGGGGTGACGATGGCGGGCGGGTCTACGGCCTTCTACTCGATGTTCCTGACCGAACAGCGCAAACAGCCCGGCACCAAGGTGGTCCCGACGCTCCGGCTGCTCGCGGGCGGCGGGGCGCCCAAACCGCCGGAGCTGTACCACTCGGTCGTCCGGGAGATGGGCGTACAGCTGACCCATGGCTACGGCATGACCGAGGTGCCGATGATCACGATGGGCGATCCGGACGACGACCCGGAGCTGCTCGCCACCACGGAGGGGCGGCCGCCCGAGGGGATGGAGATCCGGATCGTCGACGGGGAGGTCCGGCTGCGCGGGGAGGCGGTGTGCCGGGGCTATCTGGACCCGGCGCAGAGCGCGGCGGCCTTCGACCCGGAGGGGTTCCTGCGCACCGGCGACCTGGGCCGTCTCACCGACGGCGGGCATCTGGTGCTCACCGGGCGACTGAAGGACGTGATCATCCGCAAGGGGGAGAACATCTCGGCCCAGGAGATCGAGGATCTGCTGCACCGGCACCCGGCGGTCGCGGACGCGGCCGTCATCGGGCTGCCCGACGCCGAGCGCGGGGAGCGCGTGTGCGCCGTCGTGGAACAGCTGCCGGGGGCGGAGGAGTTGAGTCTGGCACGGCTCACCGCGTACCTACGCGCGGAAGGGCTGTCCGTGCACAAGCTGCCGGAGCAACTGGAGGTGGTGGACGCCCTTCCGCGCAACGACACGCTGCGCAAGGTGCTCAAGTACAAGCTCAGGGAGCGTTACTCGGGGACCGTGAAGTAG
- a CDS encoding acyl-CoA dehydrogenase family protein, with the protein MDLSYTPEEEEFRARLRQWLGEVLPKLPPPPDPSDWPGRRAYDLGWQRMLHDAGYADVHWDASPTTRLIYLEETERAGAPYVGANFVGLLHAGPTIAAEGTPEQRARWLPPILCGAEVWCQGFSEPGAGSDLAALRTRAWRDGDDYVVTGSKIWTSHAEVADWCELLVRTDLDAPKHRGITWLAMRMDAPGVTVRPLRTLAGSTEFAEVFLDEVRVPVAHRVGAENDGWRVTMVTLSFERGTAFVGEVVACRRVLRELAAEARGNGRWDDPALRRRLGRLNAEFRALWRLTQWNVSEASAGGVPGVGGSVFKLRYSHARQELYDAAADVLGPDALDLGRGWMFDRLSSLSYTIAAGTSQIQRNIVAERILGLPKGR; encoded by the coding sequence ATGGACCTCTCGTACACGCCCGAGGAGGAGGAGTTCCGGGCGCGCTTGAGGCAGTGGCTCGGCGAGGTGCTGCCGAAGCTGCCTCCGCCGCCGGACCCCTCCGACTGGCCCGGACGACGCGCCTACGACCTCGGCTGGCAGCGCATGCTCCATGACGCCGGGTACGCCGACGTCCACTGGGACGCCTCACCGACCACCCGGCTCATCTACCTGGAGGAGACCGAACGCGCGGGTGCTCCCTATGTGGGCGCGAACTTCGTCGGACTGCTTCACGCGGGGCCCACCATCGCCGCCGAGGGCACCCCCGAACAGCGGGCGCGCTGGCTGCCGCCGATCCTGTGCGGCGCGGAGGTCTGGTGCCAGGGCTTCAGCGAACCCGGCGCGGGATCCGACCTCGCGGCGCTGCGCACGCGCGCGTGGCGCGACGGCGACGACTATGTGGTGACCGGCTCCAAGATCTGGACCTCGCACGCCGAAGTCGCCGACTGGTGCGAGCTGTTGGTGCGCACCGACCTCGACGCCCCCAAGCATCGCGGCATCACCTGGCTGGCGATGCGCATGGACGCCCCGGGCGTCACCGTACGGCCGCTGCGCACCCTCGCCGGGTCCACCGAGTTCGCCGAGGTCTTCCTCGACGAGGTGCGGGTGCCGGTCGCGCACCGGGTCGGCGCGGAGAACGACGGCTGGCGGGTGACGATGGTGACGCTCTCCTTCGAGCGCGGCACGGCCTTCGTCGGCGAGGTCGTCGCCTGCCGCCGCGTCCTGCGCGAACTCGCCGCCGAGGCCCGCGGGAACGGCCGCTGGGACGATCCGGCGCTACGACGCAGGCTCGGCCGCCTGAACGCCGAGTTCCGCGCGCTGTGGCGGCTGACGCAGTGGAACGTGAGCGAGGCGTCGGCCGGCGGCGTGCCCGGGGTGGGCGGTTCGGTTTTCAAACTGAGGTATTCGCACGCCCGCCAGGAGCTCTACGACGCCGCCGCCGACGTCCTCGGGCCCGACGCCCTCGATCTCGGCCGGGGCTGGATGTTCGACCGGCTGTCGTCGCTGTCGTACACCATCGCGGCCGGGACCTCGCAGATCCAGCGGAACATCGTGGCCGAACGGATCCTCGGGCTGCCGAAGGGGCGGTGA
- a CDS encoding acyl-CoA dehydrogenase family protein, which produces MRFQLSVEQRALKAGMRKLLDRRLGPEALRAAVDAPGLDRALWRELGEAGLFALRLPEADGGVGLGLPEAVLVFEEAGRALLPGPLAATHLAAGSVPGAATGETVVTAVDGVLVEWLDAADVVLGDASGAVSLRSVDPLTPLHRVPAGAAPADPLAVLLTAAEQLGTATRACELAVEHARTREQFGQPVGAFQAVKHLCADMLVRAETARAAVYAAAVTQDPADIAAARLLADEAAVRGARDCLQVHGGMGFTWECEVHLHLKRAWVRAQRGGGGTESEELLAAELVA; this is translated from the coding sequence ATGCGGTTCCAACTGAGCGTGGAACAGCGGGCGTTGAAAGCGGGGATGCGGAAGCTGCTGGACCGCCGCCTCGGCCCCGAGGCGCTGCGTGCGGCCGTGGACGCGCCCGGCCTCGACCGGGCCCTGTGGCGGGAGCTGGGGGAGGCGGGGCTCTTCGCGCTGCGGCTGCCCGAGGCGGACGGCGGGGTCGGACTCGGGCTGCCGGAGGCCGTGTTGGTCTTCGAGGAGGCGGGCCGGGCGCTGCTGCCCGGCCCGCTCGCCGCCACTCACCTGGCGGCGGGCTCGGTACCGGGCGCGGCCACCGGGGAGACCGTCGTGACGGCCGTGGACGGCGTCCTGGTGGAGTGGCTGGACGCGGCCGACGTGGTGCTCGGGGACGCATCCGGCGCCGTGTCCCTGCGCTCCGTGGACCCGCTGACGCCGCTTCACCGCGTGCCCGCAGGGGCGGCCCCCGCGGACCCGCTCGCCGTCCTTCTCACCGCCGCCGAACAGCTGGGCACCGCCACGCGCGCGTGCGAGCTGGCCGTGGAACACGCCCGGACCCGTGAGCAGTTCGGACAGCCCGTCGGGGCCTTCCAGGCGGTCAAGCATCTGTGCGCCGACATGCTGGTGCGGGCGGAGACGGCCCGTGCCGCCGTGTACGCGGCCGCCGTGACCCAGGACCCCGCCGACATCGCGGCGGCCCGGCTGCTGGCCGACGAGGCCGCCGTACGCGGCGCCCGCGACTGCCTCCAGGTGCACGGCGGAATGGGCTTCACCTGGGAGTGCGAGGTGCATCTGCATCTGAAGCGGGCCTGGGTCCGGGCGCAGCGTGGCGGTGGCGGTACGGAGAGTGAGGAGCTGCTCGCCGCCGAGTTGGTCGCCTGA